The Pygocentrus nattereri isolate fPygNat1 chromosome 17, fPygNat1.pri, whole genome shotgun sequence genome window below encodes:
- the LOC108413772 gene encoding olfactory receptor 52K1-like: MVLYSMQGLPADNVSFTTFKLNGFYSFGEWRRFLFIPYFFMFLLSTTSNSILIFLIITQRALHSPMFIFIALMAVVDLTMPMIIVPHMLLNFVFDWNGISLVGCLTQIFCIQYVGSYQSTLLLWMALDRFFAICRPLSYHNYMHIPNFLKFIVVPVFRNILLNIAMITLAGKLHFCMKNEIDHCFCEHMGLVQLACGDTSVNNLLGLVSAFLIPAADFVLIAVSYVIIFSSVMKSGRSSMKAINTCLTHIIVMTFSLVFVLTAFLSYRIRNNFSPGIRNFISTMYVLFPSCFNPVIYGVRTKEIRQQFLKFFNHVNVLPH, from the coding sequence ATGGTGTTGTACAGCATGCAAGGTCTTCCTGCAGATAATGTTTCATTCACTACATTCAAACTGAATGGTTTCTATTCTTTTGGAGAATGGCGGCGCTTTCTATTCATCccatatttttttatgtttttattgtctaCCACCTCAAACTCTATTCTGATATTTTTAATCATCACCCAGAGAGCTCTCCACTCTccaatgtttatatttattgctCTAATGGCTGTCGTGGATCTGACTATGCCAATGATAATTGTACCACACATGCTGCTCAACTTTGTATTTGACTGGAATGGGATTTCACTTGTTGGCTGTTTAACACAAATATTTTGCATTCAGTATGTTGGTTCATATCAATCTACTCTACTGCTGTGGATGGCTCTGGATCGGTTCTTTGCTATATGCAGACCTCTTTCTTATCATAATTATATGCACATtcccaactttttaaagtttattgtTGTTCCTGTATTTAGAAATATACTCTTAAATATTGCAATGATCACTTTGGCtggaaaactacatttttgTATGAAAAATGAGATtgatcactgtttttgtgaacaCATGGGCCTGGTCCAGCTAGCATGTGGAGATACTTCTGTGAACAACTTACTTGGACTTGTATCTGCTTTTCTAATACCAGCTGCAGATTTTGTTTTGATTGCTGTATCTTATGTAATAATATTTAGTTCTGTTATGAAATCAGGCAGGTCCAGCATGAAGGCCATCAACACTTGTTTAACACACATAATTGTTATGacatttagtttagtttttgttttgacagctttTTTGTCTTATAGAattagaaataatttttctcCTGGGATCCGTAATTTTATAAGTACCATGTATGTACTTTTTCCAAGCTGTTTCAATCCAGTTATTTATGGAGTGAGAACAAAAGAAATAAGGCAGcagtttttaaaattctttaacCATGTGAATGTCTTAcctcattaa